The sequence CGGTGCCGGGCGCTGAAACGGTGTGGAATGTCGACGGCAATCCGACGCTGAGCCCGTCGACGCCGGTCACGCTGACCTACACCAACGACAAGGGCCTGACCTTCAAGCGCACCTTCTCCGTCGACGCCAACTACATGTTCACGGTGTCGGACACGGTGCAGAATTCCGGCTCGAGCGCGGTTTCGCTGTTCAATTACGGCCGCGTCACCCGCTACGACAAGCCGGCCGTCGCCAGCACCTATGTGCTGCATGAGGGCCTGATCGGCTTCACTGGCACCGAAGGCCTGCAGGAACACAAATACGCGTCCATCGAGAAGGACAAGCAGTACCAGCCCGGCAAGGCGACCGATGGCTGGCTCGGCATCACCGACAAGTATTGGGCCGTCACGCTGGTGCCGACCGAGAAGCAGCCGTTCCAGCCGCGCTATGCCTTTTTCGAGGATGGCCGCCACCGCTACCAGTCCGACTTCCTGACCGACGCGATCAATGTCGAGGCCGGCCAGTCGGCGACCGTCGAGACCGAGGTCTTCGCCGGCGCCAAGGAAGTCGCCAAGATCAACGCCTATGCCGAAGACCGCCACATCAAGCGGTTCGACCTTCTGATCGACTGGGGCTGGTTCCATTTCATCACCAAGCCGATGTTCTGGCTGATCGACACGCTCTACAAATTCCTCGGCAATTTCGGCCTGGCGATCCTCGCCACCACCGTCATCGTCAAGGCCCTCTTCTTCCCGCTTGCCAACAAGTCCTACGCGTCGATGGCGAACATGAAGAAGGTGCAGCCCAAGATGCTGGAGATCCGCGAGAAATACGCGGACGACAAGATGAAGCAGCAGCAGGCGATGATGGAGCTGTACAAGACCGAGAAGATCAATCCGCTTGCCGGCTGCTGGCCGGTGGCGCTGCAGATCCCGGTCTTCTTCTCGCTCTACAAGGTGCTCTACATCACCATCGAGATGCGCCACGCGCCGTTCTTCGGCTGGATCCAGGATCTGGCGGCGCCCGATCCGACGTCGCTGTTCAACCTGTTCGGCCTGATCCCGGTGACGCTGCCGCACATGCTGATGATCGGTGTCTGGCCGCTGATCATGGGCGTCACCATGTTCCTGCAGATGCGCATGAACCCGACGCCGCCGGATCCGACCCAGGCCGCGATCTTCACCTGGATGCCTGTCATCTTCACCTTCATGATGGCGGGCTTCCCGGCCGGCCTGGTCATCTACTGGGCCTGGAACAACATGCTGTCGATCCTGCAGCAAGGCGTGATCATGAAGCGCCAGGGCGCCAAGATCGAACTATGGGACAATCTGATGGCCCTGTTCAAAAAGAAACCGTCACCGGCGGAATAGAAACTCCTCTCTCGAAAAAGCCCGGTTCGTCCGGGCTTTTTCTTTGGGCGGATATTCGTTCACGTTCCCGTGATCGGCGAAACTAGCGCGCCGGCAGCGGCGTGACTGCGGGTGCATTTCCAAGGCTATCAATTCCGATCAGCCCTCACCCGGAGGAAGACCACATGCGCTTGCCGTCATTCAGGATCATCGCCATTTCCGCCCTCGTCACCGGCGTGGCGATCGCCACCCCCGCCTACGCCAAGAACCCTGTTGTCGGCGGCGCGCCGATGTACACCACCAAGAACATCGTCGAGAATGCCGTCAATTCGAAGGATCACACGACGCTGGTCGCTGCCGTCAAGGCCGCCGCCCTGGTCGACACGCTGCAGGGCGCCGGCCCGTTCACCGTCTTCGCACCGACCAACGAGGCCTTCGCGGCACTGCCGGCCGGCACGGTCGACACGCTGCTCAAGCCCGAGAACAAGGACAAGCTCACCAAGGTGCTGACCGCGCATGTCGTGGCCGGCAAGATTTCAGGCGCCGAGATGATGAAGCAGGCCAAGGCGATGGGCGGCAAATACGAGATGAAGACCGTCTCCGGCGACACGCTCACCGCCGAGGTCAAGAAGGGCAAGCTTTACATCATGGATGAGTCCGGCGGCGAGGCGAAGGTGACCATCGCCGACGTCAACCAGTCGAACGGCGTCATCCATGTCGTCAACAAGGTGCTGTTGCCGAAGTAACGGCTTCCGGTGAAAGGGGCAGTGGCAGGTCGTTGGGGCTTTCTCGGTCTGCCATCCCCGCCTCATGACGAGGTGCCATGTTTCTTGGGGAAGTCGTTTTCGGCGAGGCCGGGGTCCTGTAGTCCCTCGCAGGGCCCCGGTTTCTTTTTGCGTACCGACGGCTGGGTTTCAGCGATCGAACCTGGACCGCTTCCAGGGCATCACTCACGGCACTGTGGTCGACCTGGGCCGGCGTGCCTGGCTTGCGCAGCTGCCGCCAGGTGCAGCCAACGTCACCGTCTACCAAGGCGGCGGTTTCGACAGCTGTCAAATCCGATCGTGATCTGCCGCGGCGACAAATGAGCCCGGCGCTCACGGAAGACTCGCTCCCCGGCCGATTGGTGCTATAGGGCGGATCACGTTATTTTGACCAGGCGCCTCCGGTAGCGGATGCGCGGGTCTGCCAATTCCCGGACGAACCGACATGGACGGACCCAACCCCAACATCAAGCACCCGATCCCGATGCACACCCGCGTCGGTTTCCTGAAGCCGCTGGTGACGGAGCCGAACATCGAGATCGGCGACTTCACCTATTACGACGACCCGGACGGACCAGACAAATTCGCGCAGAAATGCGTGCTGCACCACTACCCCTTCATCGGCGACAAGCTCATCATCGGCAAGTTCTGCGCCATCGCCGAAGGCGCGCGCTTCATCATGAACGGCGCCAACCACGCAATGTCCGGCTTTTCGACCTATCCGTTCAACATTTTCGGCCATGGCTGGGAAAAGGGCTTCGACCCGGCGACATGGTCGAAGGAGGTGCGCGGCGACACGGTGGTCGGCAGCGACGTCTGGATCGGCATGGAGGCGGTGATCCTGCCCGGCGTGGAAATCGGCCATGGCGCCATCATCGCCGCCAAATCGGTTGTGACGCACGATGTGCCCCCCTATGCCATAGTCGCCGGCAACGCGGCCAAGGTGGTGAAGATGCGTTTCGACGACAGGACGATCAGGCGGTTGCTGGCATTGGCCTGGTGGCATTGGCCCGTGGACAAGATCGGCCGCAACCTCGATGCCATCAGGGGCGCCAATATCTCTCTTCTGGAGGCAGCAGCTTGAACGCTCTGAACAGCACTGTGATCACCACCGACCTGTTCACGCGCGGGTGGATCTTCATCCGCGGCGTGCCGGCCATGAAGTTCCTGCCGCCGGAAGGGCCGCCGGAAATCGCCTTTGCCGGCCGCTCCAATGTCGGCAAATCGTCGCTGATCAACGCGCTGGTCAACCAGAAGGGGCTGGCGCGCACCTCCAACACGCCGGGGCGCACGCAGGAGCTCAACTATTTCGTGCCGGACGGATTTTCGGGCGAGGGCGCCGACCTGCCGCCGATGGCGCTGGTCGACATGCCGGGCTACGGCTACGCCACCGCGCCCAAGGAGAAGGTCGACGAGTGGACCAAGCTGGTCTTCGACTATCTCAAGGGCCGGGTGACACTGAAGCGGGTCTATGTCCTGATCGACGCCCGCCACGGCATCAAGGCCAAGGACGACGAAGTGCTGTCGCTGCTCGACAAGGCGGCGGTGTCCTACCAGATCGTGCTGACCAAGACCGACAAGATCAAGGTCGCCGGCGTGCCGCGGCTGATCGAGGAGACGCTGCAGAAGATCAAGAAGCGGCCGGCGGCGTTTCCGTTCGTCCTGGCGACGTCATCGGAAAAGGGCGAGGGACTGGAGGAATTGCAGGCCGCGATCGTGCTTGCGGCCAATGGCGGCTAGGCCTTTGCCTCCAGCGCGATCATCTGGTGGCTTTCTTCCTCGGCGAGCTGTTCGGTGCCGTAGTTCTTCAGGAACATGTCGACGCCCGACCTGACGATGTGGTCGATTTCTTCCTGGCTCGGAGCCTTGGTGCGGTAGGCGAAGATGCACTGCCGGAAGAGGCCGGCCAGGCACAGTTCGGTGAACTGGTAGGCGGCAAGATCGACATCGTCGATCTTGAGCAGGCCGCGTTCGATGGCGGCATTGAGAAACTTCACCACCTTGTCATGGCCGCGTTTGGGGCCGCGTTCGTAAAACCGCGCGCCCATGTCGGGGATCCTGTCGGAGGCGCCGATCACCGTGCGCTGCGCCTGGATGACCCTGGCCGAGGTGATCTTCATCGACAGCACCTTGCCGAACTTCACCAGAGTCTGGCGCAGATCGTCGGCGCGGTCGAGCATGTCGTACATATTCTTGAAGATGGTGCCGCGCTCTTCCTCGATCAGCGCCTCGAACAGCTCTTCCTTGTTGGCGAAGTAGACATAGATCGTGCCCTTCGACACACCGGCCTCGCGCGTGATGTCGTTCATCGAAGCGGCTTCGAAGCCTTTCTCAATGAAGACACGGCGGGCGCCATCGATGATCTGGCTGCGCTTGACCGGATCCTGTCCGGCCGCCGGCCTGCCACGACGCAGGCTTTCCAGCAGGTCGTCGCATTTATCGGTTTCGACGTCAGGCGTTGTGTCGGCCATAAAAGTCACACCTCGAAAATAATTCGAACCAACCGGTTCGATTGCCTCTTGATATGGTCCTCTTTCCACGCTATGTCAACGGCCTGATCGAACCGAACGGTTCAGTATTATTACTTTAGAGAGATGTCATGTCCTCGAACGCGCCCAACACAGCCGAAGTCCGCCCCTTCCCTAACGCCAAGGTCGCTCCGGCGACGGAAGCACCGGAAATTCCCGTCCTGCCCGTTGCACCGCCGCCGGCGGCTGAAGCTCCGGCCAAGAAGAAGCGCTCGGTGCGCTCCTTCCTGCTGCCGATCATCGGCCTTGCCCTGTTGAGCGGCGGCGCCTGGTATGGCTACGACTATTGGACCACGGGCCGTTTCATGATCTCGACAGACGATGCCTATGTCCAGGCCGACATGGCGTTCGTTTCGCCCAAGATCTCCGGCTATGTCGATCAGGTCAAGGTCAGCGAGAACCAGCAGGTCAAGGCCGGCGACCCGCTGCTGACGATCGACGATGGCGACTACAAGATTGCCGTTGCCCAGGCCGAGGCGCAGATCGCCACATTGTCCAAGACGCTCGACCGCATCGACGCGCAGACCAAGGCCGCGCAGGCTTCCCTGCAGCAGGCCAAGGCGCAGAAGGTCGCCGACCAGGCCGCTGCCGACAATGCCGCCCGTGCCCAGCAGCGCGCCGCGCAGTTGGTCAAGACGCATGTCGGCACGCAGGCGCAGCTGGACGATGCCCAGACCGCGCTCGACCAGGCCAATGCCGCTCTTGTCGGAGCAGATGCCCAGATCGCCGCCGCACAGGCCAATATCGGCGTGCTCGAGGCGCAGCGCGCCGAGTCGGCAAGCACGCTCGCTTCGCTGCAGCTCGGCCGCGACAAGGCCGCGCGCGACCTTTCCTTCACCGTGCTCAAGGCGCCTTATGACGGCATTGTCGGCAACCGTTCCGTCGAGCAGGGCGACCTCGTCAGCCCCGGCCAGAAGCTCGCCGTCGTCGTGCCGATGGACAAGCTCTACGTCGTCGCCAACTTCAAGGAGACGCAGCTCGCCCGGCTGGTTCCCGGCGAAAAGGTCAACATCTCGGTCGACGCCATCGACGGCCATCCCATCCAGGGCACCGTCTCGTCGCTGGCTCCGGCTTCAGGCGCGGTCTTCTCGCTGTTGCCGCCGGAAAACGCCACCGGCAACTTCACCAAGGTCGTGCAGCGCGTCCCGGTCCGCATCGACGTCCCGGCCGATGCCCTGAAGACCGGCAAGCTGCGTGCGGGCTTGAGCGTTGTCGTCAACGTTGACAGCCGCACCGCGCCTGCCGCGACGACCAACTAAGCGCTTTCGGAGGGTGGCTCGGCGGCTGATGAAGCGCCGGGCCGCCCGGCCTGCCTCAAGGAGGCCCATGCAATGGCAACCGCAACGATCACCGCAGGAGCGCCGCCGGCAAGACCGGCGGTCCCTGACACCATCTCCACACGCCGCGTCATCGCCTTCCTGGCGATGGTGTTCGGCATGTTCATGGCGATCCTGGACATCCAGATCGTCTCGGCCTCGCTGGCCGAGATCCAGGCGGGCCTCAGCGCCAGCTCCGATGAAATTCCGTGGGTGCAGACGGCCTATCTGATCGCCGAGGTGGTGATGATCCCGCTCTCGGGCTTCCTTAGCCGGATGCTGTCGACGCGCGTGCTGTTCACCATCGCCGCCGCCGGCTTCACCGCCGCCAGCGCGCTTGCCGCGACCGCCACCAACATCGATCAGATGATCGTCTACCGCGCCGTGCAGGGCTTCATCGGCGGCGGCATGATCCCGAGCGTCTTTGCCGCGGCCTTCACCATCTTCCCGCCCTCCAAGCGCGCCGTCGTCTCGCCCATGATCGGCCTGGTGGCGACGCTGGCGCCGACCATCGGCCCGACCGTCGGCGGCTATATCAGTCACGCCTTTTCATGGCATTGGCTGTTCCTGGTCAACGTCGTGCCCGGCATCCTGGTGGCGACCGCCGCCTGGTCGCTGATCGACTTCGACAAGCCCAATCTCAAGCTGTTCAACAAGTTCGACTGGTGGGGCCTCGCCGGCATGG comes from Mesorhizobium japonicum MAFF 303099 and encodes:
- the yidC gene encoding membrane protein insertase YidC, translated to MENNRNFFITIALSVLILAVWQYFYVLPRSEAQREAARVEQQRVEEQKKAAEAANPGAGTPAPAPGTIPNAPGGDTVTVAGRDQALAASKRVKIDTPSLEGSINLTGARLDDLKLKHYTETVDKNSPEIELLNPQALPTGYFAEIGFVGNDKTGAVPGAETVWNVDGNPTLSPSTPVTLTYTNDKGLTFKRTFSVDANYMFTVSDTVQNSGSSAVSLFNYGRVTRYDKPAVASTYVLHEGLIGFTGTEGLQEHKYASIEKDKQYQPGKATDGWLGITDKYWAVTLVPTEKQPFQPRYAFFEDGRHRYQSDFLTDAINVEAGQSATVETEVFAGAKEVAKINAYAEDRHIKRFDLLIDWGWFHFITKPMFWLIDTLYKFLGNFGLAILATTVIVKALFFPLANKSYASMANMKKVQPKMLEIREKYADDKMKQQQAMMELYKTEKINPLAGCWPVALQIPVFFSLYKVLYITIEMRHAPFFGWIQDLAAPDPTSLFNLFGLIPVTLPHMLMIGVWPLIMGVTMFLQMRMNPTPPDPTQAAIFTWMPVIFTFMMAGFPAGLVIYWAWNNMLSILQQGVIMKRQGAKIELWDNLMALFKKKPSPAE
- a CDS encoding fasciclin domain-containing protein, with translation MRLPSFRIIAISALVTGVAIATPAYAKNPVVGGAPMYTTKNIVENAVNSKDHTTLVAAVKAAALVDTLQGAGPFTVFAPTNEAFAALPAGTVDTLLKPENKDKLTKVLTAHVVAGKISGAEMMKQAKAMGGKYEMKTVSGDTLTAEVKKGKLYIMDESGGEAKVTIADVNQSNGVIHVVNKVLLPK
- a CDS encoding CatB-related O-acetyltransferase, with the translated sequence MDGPNPNIKHPIPMHTRVGFLKPLVTEPNIEIGDFTYYDDPDGPDKFAQKCVLHHYPFIGDKLIIGKFCAIAEGARFIMNGANHAMSGFSTYPFNIFGHGWEKGFDPATWSKEVRGDTVVGSDVWIGMEAVILPGVEIGHGAIIAAKSVVTHDVPPYAIVAGNAAKVVKMRFDDRTIRRLLALAWWHWPVDKIGRNLDAIRGANISLLEAAA
- the yihA gene encoding ribosome biogenesis GTP-binding protein YihA/YsxC — protein: MNALNSTVITTDLFTRGWIFIRGVPAMKFLPPEGPPEIAFAGRSNVGKSSLINALVNQKGLARTSNTPGRTQELNYFVPDGFSGEGADLPPMALVDMPGYGYATAPKEKVDEWTKLVFDYLKGRVTLKRVYVLIDARHGIKAKDDEVLSLLDKAAVSYQIVLTKTDKIKVAGVPRLIEETLQKIKKRPAAFPFVLATSSEKGEGLEELQAAIVLAANGG
- a CDS encoding TetR/AcrR family transcriptional regulator, translating into MADTTPDVETDKCDDLLESLRRGRPAAGQDPVKRSQIIDGARRVFIEKGFEAASMNDITREAGVSKGTIYVYFANKEELFEALIEEERGTIFKNMYDMLDRADDLRQTLVKFGKVLSMKITSARVIQAQRTVIGASDRIPDMGARFYERGPKRGHDKVVKFLNAAIERGLLKIDDVDLAAYQFTELCLAGLFRQCIFAYRTKAPSQEEIDHIVRSGVDMFLKNYGTEQLAEEESHQMIALEAKA
- a CDS encoding HlyD family secretion protein; the encoded protein is MSSNAPNTAEVRPFPNAKVAPATEAPEIPVLPVAPPPAAEAPAKKKRSVRSFLLPIIGLALLSGGAWYGYDYWTTGRFMISTDDAYVQADMAFVSPKISGYVDQVKVSENQQVKAGDPLLTIDDGDYKIAVAQAEAQIATLSKTLDRIDAQTKAAQASLQQAKAQKVADQAAADNAARAQQRAAQLVKTHVGTQAQLDDAQTALDQANAALVGADAQIAAAQANIGVLEAQRAESASTLASLQLGRDKAARDLSFTVLKAPYDGIVGNRSVEQGDLVSPGQKLAVVVPMDKLYVVANFKETQLARLVPGEKVNISVDAIDGHPIQGTVSSLAPASGAVFSLLPPENATGNFTKVVQRVPVRIDVPADALKTGKLRAGLSVVVNVDSRTAPAATTN